DNA from Streptomyces sp. NBC_01476:
CTTCCCGCCCGGTCTGGTGAGCGGCGCCACGCACGCCGCCGACGCGGTGGCCCTGCAGGCGCAGAACGACCTCACCACCGCGTACAACAACGCGGCCGGCCAGGCGCCGGACGCCAACATCGCCGGCGACCTCGGTGGACTGACACTGGCGCCGGGCGTCTACAACGCGGCCTCCTCGATCGGCCTCACCGGCACGCTCACCCTGGACGCCGCCGGTGACCCGAACGCGGTCTGGGTCTTCCAGATCGGCTCGACGCTGACCACCGCGTCGGCCAGCCAGGTGCTGCTCGTCAACGGCGCCTCGCCGTGCAACGTGTTCTGGCAGGTGGGCAGTTCGACCACCCTGGGCACGGCCAGCACCTTCGTGGGCACGATCATGTCGCTGACCTCGACCGGGCTGAACACCGGAGCCACCGTCACCGGCCGCGCCCTGGCCCGCAACGGCTCCGTGACGCTGGACACCAACACCATCACCCGTCCGTCGTGCGGTACGACGACGACCGGCACCACCACCGGCACGACGACCGGCACCACCACAGGCACCACCACCGGAACGACGACCGGCACCACGACCGGAACGACCACCGGTACGACCACCGGCACCACCACCGGAACGACGACCGGCACCACGACCGGAACGACCACCGGCACCACCACGGGCACCACCACCGGGACCACGACCGGAACCACCACCGGTGCCACCACGGGCGGTCTGACCACCGGCGGCCTGCTGGGCGGGATCACCACCGGCGGCCTGATCGGCGGCGGTTCGATCGCGGGCAACACCGTCGGTGGCGCCACCGTCGGCAACACCGCGGGCAACACGGCGGGCAACACCGCCGGGAACACCGCGGGCACCATCGGTGGCGGCGGGCTGCCGCCGCACCACGGCCGGCCCCCGCACCACGGGAAGCCCCCGCAGCACAACAAGCCGCAGCCGCCGCACAAGCCGGCGAAGCCGCACAAGAAGGACTGCGACCAGCCGCAGTCCTACGGCCAGGACAAGGGCCACCAGCAGGACGACCACAAGCCGGTCCAGCAGTACTGAGACCGGCGGACACGACCGGCGGCGTGCGGCGGCGCGAAACGCGTTCGCCGCACGCCGCCGGTCGTCACGTCGGCAGGGTTTCCGGCCGGCGCGCAAGAGTTCAGCGGAAGAGTCGCGAGAGGAGGGGCCGGGATGACATCGACTGGCCCGACGAAGGTGCTGCAAGGCGGCGGTGAGCCGGGGAGACCGGGCGGTGCCCGATCCGGTGAGCCGGATGCCACGGGTCACGAACTGCCCCGGCAGGCAACGGATCAGCCGGACCCACGGGACCGGCCGTCCGGGGAACCCGACCGGCCGCCGGCGCTGCCGCTTCCGCTCCGCGCGGCGACAAAAGCCGCCGTGGTGGCCCTCGTCGCGGTCTGCCTGGTGCACCTGGTCTTCCTGTTCCTGCATGTCGCTCCGGCGAACCAGATCTCGCAGCGCTACGCACAGCAGGTCCAGAGCTGGGTCTACCCGTTCTTCGAGCAGAACTGGCGGCTGTTCGCGCCCGACCCCGAGTCGGCGCAACCGCAGATCTCGGTGCGGACGGCGACCGCGGGTCCCGACGGCGCCGAGCGGATCAGCGGCTGGCTCGACCTCACCGCGATCGACAACGCCGGGGTCCGGCACGACGTCTTCCCCAGCCACACCTCGCAGAACATGCTCCGCCGGGCGTGGAGCACCTACCTCGACTCCCACGGGAGCAGTGACGTCTCCACCTCGGAACGCGCGGTGATGCTGCAGGAGTACCTGCGCAACATCGCCGTGGACCGGGTCACCGCGGTCCGGCACGAGGCGATCACGAGCATCCAACTGCGGGTGCGTACCACTCCGGTGCCCGGCTACGACGCGGCGGGGCACTCGCACCCGGCGCCCGCTTCGGCTGTGCAGACCCGGCTCCTGCCCTGGTGGAAGGCGAAGAACGCATGACGACCGACCAGGCGGCAGCCGCCGCCCCCGCAACGAGCCGTCCCGGGACGGCCGCCCGCCCCGTACGCGGCCTGCCCGCGCTGCTGGAGCGGCTGTTCACCGCCCTCACCGCGCGGCCGGTCTCCCTCTACGCGGCCTCGGTGCTGCGGATCGGCTACGGGCTGTGCTATCTCGCCTTCCTGCTGCGGGAGTTCACGCACCGGGACCAGATCTGGGGCCCGGACTCGCCGTGGACCCCGGCGCTGGCCAAGGAGTTGTTCCAGCAGACCGGCTGGTTCAGTTTCCTCACGGTCTCCGACAGCATGCTCTACTTCAACGCCTGCTACGTCTTCGCCCTGGTGGTCTGCGCGCTGTTCCTGCTCGGCTGGCGGACCCGGCTGACGTCGGTCCTGTTCGCGATGGTGGTGGCGGCCTTCCACGCGCGCGCCATCTTCATGACCGACGGCGGGGACAACCTGATCCTGCTGATGGCGCTCTACCTCACCTGCACCGCGTGCGGCCGCCGCTGGTCGCTCGACGCGCGCCGCACCGCGCGCCGGGAGCGCGGCGGGCCGCCGAGCCACTGGACGCTGTGGCAGGCGTCGAGTGACCTGTGGTCCCAGTTCGGCGCGGCCCGCGGCACTCTGGTCACGGCGCTGCACAACTGCGCCATGCTCGTCATCGCCGCCCAGGTCTGCCTGCTCTACGGCTCCGCGGGGCTGTACAAGGTGCAGGGCGTCTCCTGGCAGAACGGCACCGCACTGCACTACGTGATGAACCTCGACCTCTTCCGGCCGTGGCCCGCGCTCTCCGCGCTGGTCGACAGCCACCCGCTCTTCGTCGCCGTCGCCGGTTACGCGACCGTACTGATCCAAGTGGCGTTCCCGTTCGCCCTGTTCAGCCGGCTCAAGTACGTCCTCCTGGTGATGCTGCTCGGCATGCACCTGGGCATCGCGGTCCTGATGGGCCTGCCGATGTTCTCCGGTGCCATGCTCATCGCCGATGCGGCCTTCCTGCCGGACCGCTTCTACCTGGCCGTGGGACAGTACTGCCGCCGGGCGTTCCGCGGCCGGCCCGACAGCCCCGCGAAGGGGGCCGCTTCGGCGCCGTCGGCCGTCGTGCCGCCCCGGCCCGGTGGCGCTGAACTGGCCGGCCGGCGGTGACCAGTGCCGTACGCGCCAGGCCGGTGCTCGTGTACGACGGCGACTGCGCCTTCTGCTCGGCCTCCGTGCGGTTCGCCGAGCGGCACGTGCGCCCGCGCTGTGACATCGCACCGTGGCAGTCGGCGGACCTGGCCGCGTACGGCACCACCGAGCAGCGGGCCGGCTACGAAGTCCTGTGGGTGACACCGGCCGGCGCGGTGCACGGCGGGGCCCAGGCCCTCGCCCGGCTGCTGATGAGCGGGGGCCGGGGGTGGGCGGTGCCGGGCGCGCTGCTCACCCTCCCCCCGCTGCGCTGGATCGCACACGGCGGCTACCGCCTGATCGCGCGGAACCGGCACCGGATGCCGGGGGGCAGCGCGGCCTGCGCACTGCCCCCGCGCTGACCGCTGTCGGAAAACCGGCCACCGTGTGGAAACCGTTGACAAGCCGGTGACACGATTGCAACATGTCAATCGCAAAAACTTAGTCAATGAGCTCTCAA
Protein-coding regions in this window:
- a CDS encoding ice-binding family protein, with protein sequence MPGWRALSTSLASVALVAGAVVAITPTDASAIATAVPLGTVDSFAVLGGQSVTNTGPTTVTGDLGVSPGTAITGFPPGLVSGATHAADAVALQAQNDLTTAYNNAAGQAPDANIAGDLGGLTLAPGVYNAASSIGLTGTLTLDAAGDPNAVWVFQIGSTLTTASASQVLLVNGASPCNVFWQVGSSTTLGTASTFVGTIMSLTSTGLNTGATVTGRALARNGSVTLDTNTITRPSCGTTTTGTTTGTTTGTTTGTTTGTTTGTTTGTTTGTTTGTTTGTTTGTTTGTTTGTTTGTTTGTTTGTTTGATTGGLTTGGLLGGITTGGLIGGGSIAGNTVGGATVGNTAGNTAGNTAGNTAGTIGGGGLPPHHGRPPHHGKPPQHNKPQPPHKPAKPHKKDCDQPQSYGQDKGHQQDDHKPVQQY
- a CDS encoding DUF5819 family protein — its product is MVALVAVCLVHLVFLFLHVAPANQISQRYAQQVQSWVYPFFEQNWRLFAPDPESAQPQISVRTATAGPDGAERISGWLDLTAIDNAGVRHDVFPSHTSQNMLRRAWSTYLDSHGSSDVSTSERAVMLQEYLRNIAVDRVTAVRHEAITSIQLRVRTTPVPGYDAAGHSHPAPASAVQTRLLPWWKAKNA
- a CDS encoding HTTM domain-containing protein, with product MTTDQAAAAAPATSRPGTAARPVRGLPALLERLFTALTARPVSLYAASVLRIGYGLCYLAFLLREFTHRDQIWGPDSPWTPALAKELFQQTGWFSFLTVSDSMLYFNACYVFALVVCALFLLGWRTRLTSVLFAMVVAAFHARAIFMTDGGDNLILLMALYLTCTACGRRWSLDARRTARRERGGPPSHWTLWQASSDLWSQFGAARGTLVTALHNCAMLVIAAQVCLLYGSAGLYKVQGVSWQNGTALHYVMNLDLFRPWPALSALVDSHPLFVAVAGYATVLIQVAFPFALFSRLKYVLLVMLLGMHLGIAVLMGLPMFSGAMLIADAAFLPDRFYLAVGQYCRRAFRGRPDSPAKGAASAPSAVVPPRPGGAELAGRR
- a CDS encoding thiol-disulfide oxidoreductase DCC family protein, whose product is MTSAVRARPVLVYDGDCAFCSASVRFAERHVRPRCDIAPWQSADLAAYGTTEQRAGYEVLWVTPAGAVHGGAQALARLLMSGGRGWAVPGALLTLPPLRWIAHGGYRLIARNRHRMPGGSAACALPPR